A window from Bacteroidales bacterium encodes these proteins:
- a CDS encoding phosphoribosylaminoimidazolesuccinocarboxamide synthase, giving the protein MANAIVETNFKFDKQKSLYKGKVRDVYNIDDRFLVMLVTDRISAFDVVLPEGIPYKGQVLNQIAAKFMKATEDIVPNWIVATPDPMVTVGHICEPFKVEMVIRGYLSGHAWREYKEGKRMLCGEPMPDGMKENARFSKPIITPTTKASVGHDEDISKDEIIKSGLVSKDDYEKLEEYTYAVFQRGQEIANKMNLILVDTKYEFGKKDGKIYLIDEIHTPDSSRYFYKNGYEERQEKGEPQKQLSKEFVREWLMERGFQGRAGERVPEMTSDFVNSVSERYIELYENITGYKFIRTDISDIEKRIFNNTSSCISKLI; this is encoded by the coding sequence ATGGCAAACGCAATTGTAGAAACAAATTTCAAATTTGATAAACAAAAAAGTTTGTACAAAGGAAAAGTAAGAGATGTTTATAATATTGATGACAGATTTCTTGTGATGTTGGTAACCGACAGGATTTCGGCATTTGATGTGGTTTTGCCCGAAGGCATCCCATACAAGGGACAAGTTTTAAATCAGATTGCAGCAAAGTTTATGAAAGCAACTGAAGATATTGTTCCAAACTGGATTGTTGCAACTCCCGACCCGATGGTGACTGTGGGACATATTTGCGAACCATTTAAAGTTGAAATGGTAATAAGAGGATATTTGTCGGGGCATGCATGGAGAGAATATAAAGAAGGAAAGAGAATGCTTTGCGGAGAACCAATGCCTGATGGAATGAAAGAAAATGCTCGTTTTTCAAAACCTATTATAACGCCAACTACAAAGGCATCCGTGGGGCATGATGAAGATATTTCGAAAGACGAAATAATTAAATCGGGTTTGGTTTCTAAAGATGATTACGAAAAACTCGAGGAATATACTTATGCTGTTTTTCAGAGAGGACAGGAAATTGCAAACAAAATGAATTTGATTTTGGTTGATACAAAATATGAATTCGGAAAAAAAGATGGAAAAATATATTTGATTGATGAAATACATACTCCCGATTCTTCACGTTATTTCTATAAAAACGGATATGAAGAACGTCAGGAAAAAGGAGAGCCGCAAAAACAATTATCAAAAGAATTTGTACGGGAATGGTTGATGGAAAGAGGTTTTCAGGGTAGGGCAGGAGAAAGGGTTCCCGAAATGACATCGGATTTTGTAAATTCAGTTTCCGAAAGATATATTGAACTTTATGAAAATATAACGGGATATAAATTTATCAGAACCGACATCTCGGATATTGAAAAACGCATATTTAACAATACAAGCAGTTGCATAAGTAAATTGATTTAA